In Roseiconus lacunae, a genomic segment contains:
- the lepB gene encoding signal peptidase I, with product MPRKPNKRTDSESAEAGSPKATDPTSVDQGKASGESAAKATLTKEERFAEKIRTEGNRETVEAFVVAFILALLFRAFVAEAFVIPTGSMAPALMGAHKDVFCDQCNHRFQIGASKERRSLEQNDTVVAGICPNCRFVNNLNLTADANDTTFNGDRILVSKYAYAIADPERWDVIVFKFPGNPKQNYIKRLVGLPGETLSIRHGDVYVDGQDNRLQILRKPDNKLMAMRHHVYDSSQQSELLIKAGYPSRFQPWKEDASAPPEDSWSVSRDGDGLRASINASASTDDQWLRYFHRYPSQAQWQAASEGESLAEVDPYQGGLVTDYYAYDCYITVPTKEVYQGRVSNGQAVPEAKRRRSLFSGISYSLKSIAGFNEPELNPDYTPGGPLSQFAGIESYGERDVANEGLHWVGDLIVETDMQLSGECKRVTFEIVEAGIQYQCIIDLTSGEATVTALYKGQQQAIFGDKRQEQVTAKTSLTAGKAVSVRFSNCDDELRLWIDDERVEFEAATTFDVSLVHDVQSNRPYYDGKRHPLDAAPFGVAVQGGKATVDRVVISRDKYYIATNTSSYQIADYSPSDLYSLANASISDSKIQLILKRPDLWDEFPIWNARRTVEFELEEDQFFPMGDNSPESLDARCWAGAKQAFNLPDRIRKEADKYSQASYVPRDLLVGKAVLVFWPHPWADPPTPNFDRFRLIR from the coding sequence ATGCCTCGAAAACCGAACAAACGCACCGATTCAGAGTCAGCGGAAGCCGGTTCGCCCAAGGCGACCGACCCAACGAGTGTGGATCAAGGCAAAGCATCAGGCGAGTCTGCGGCCAAGGCCACGCTCACCAAAGAAGAACGTTTCGCCGAGAAGATCCGCACCGAGGGCAACCGCGAAACTGTCGAGGCCTTTGTCGTCGCGTTTATTCTGGCGTTGCTGTTCCGAGCGTTTGTCGCCGAAGCCTTCGTCATCCCGACCGGTTCGATGGCGCCCGCATTGATGGGGGCTCATAAAGACGTATTCTGTGATCAATGTAACCATCGGTTCCAGATCGGCGCGAGCAAAGAACGCCGCAGTCTGGAGCAAAACGACACCGTTGTCGCCGGGATCTGCCCCAACTGTCGCTTTGTCAATAACCTGAATCTCACCGCGGACGCGAACGACACGACATTCAACGGTGATCGAATCCTGGTCAGCAAATACGCCTATGCGATTGCCGATCCAGAACGTTGGGACGTGATCGTGTTCAAGTTTCCCGGCAACCCCAAGCAGAACTACATCAAACGACTCGTCGGCCTCCCCGGTGAAACCCTGTCGATTCGCCACGGTGATGTCTACGTCGACGGCCAGGACAATCGGCTGCAAATTCTGCGGAAGCCAGACAACAAACTGATGGCGATGCGTCACCACGTTTATGACAGCAGTCAACAATCCGAATTGCTCATCAAAGCGGGCTACCCTAGTCGCTTTCAACCTTGGAAAGAGGACGCGAGTGCTCCTCCGGAAGATTCCTGGTCAGTCTCCCGCGACGGTGACGGCTTGCGTGCATCGATTAATGCTTCGGCAAGCACCGACGACCAATGGCTGCGTTACTTCCACCGATATCCCAGTCAGGCTCAGTGGCAAGCGGCCAGCGAAGGCGAATCGCTAGCCGAGGTCGATCCCTATCAAGGCGGCTTGGTGACGGACTATTACGCCTATGACTGCTACATCACCGTGCCGACGAAGGAAGTATACCAGGGCCGCGTCTCAAACGGGCAAGCGGTCCCGGAGGCCAAACGTCGACGATCGTTGTTTAGTGGCATCTCGTATTCACTAAAGTCGATCGCCGGTTTCAATGAACCCGAACTGAACCCCGATTACACCCCCGGCGGACCACTCTCGCAGTTCGCCGGTATCGAAAGCTATGGCGAACGCGACGTAGCAAACGAAGGCTTGCACTGGGTCGGTGACTTGATCGTCGAAACCGACATGCAGTTGTCGGGCGAATGTAAACGGGTGACGTTTGAAATCGTTGAAGCGGGAATTCAGTACCAATGCATCATCGATTTGACTTCCGGCGAAGCAACCGTCACGGCGCTTTACAAAGGCCAGCAGCAAGCGATCTTTGGTGACAAAAGACAAGAGCAAGTGACAGCGAAAACTTCGCTGACCGCCGGTAAAGCCGTTTCAGTTCGGTTTTCGAATTGCGATGACGAATTGCGACTTTGGATCGACGATGAGCGTGTGGAATTTGAAGCGGCGACAACGTTTGATGTCTCGCTGGTACACGACGTTCAGTCCAACCGTCCCTACTACGACGGAAAACGTCATCCCCTCGATGCCGCCCCGTTTGGTGTCGCGGTCCAAGGTGGAAAAGCGACGGTCGATCGAGTAGTGATCAGCCGCGATAAGTATTACATCGCGACGAACACCAGCTCATACCAAATTGCCGATTACTCGCCGAGCGATTTGTACAGTTTGGCCAACGCGAGTATCTCCGATAGTAAGATCCAACTGATTCTTAAGCGTCCCGATTTGTGGGATGAGTTCCCGATCTGGAACGCGCGACGCACGGTTGAGTTTGAGCTTGAAGAAGACCAGTTCTTTCCGATGGGAGACAATAGCCCGGAAAGCTTGGACGCCCGCTGCTGGGCAGGGGCCAAGCAAGCTTTCAACCTGCCCGATCGGATTCGTAAGGAAGCCGATAAGTATTCTCAGGCGTCGTACGTCCCACGGGACCTACTGGTCGGTAAAGCGGTGTTGGTCTTTTGGCCGCATCCGTGGGCTGATCCACCGACGCCAAACTTTGATCGCTTCCGACTGATTCGTTAG